GGACCGACGGCGGCGATGACCCGGAGATGCTCCGAGCCTACCCCGTCGGCGAGGTTCCCCTCGAGGGAGACGTCCACGAGAGTGCACTCGTTACCGTCTGTGACGAGTGTTTCGAGACACTTGACTCCCCGCGGGCGACGGAGGCCCCGGCTACCGACGATTTGTTTCACCTCGTCCGCGAGACCACCCGACTGCAGGGGACGACCATCTCGGCGGTCGCCGACTTCGCGTCGCTCGCGACGTCGCTCCCGTCGACCCTCGAGTCCGCCCTCGAGGAGGAGACCGATGCCGACGTCGGTGAATCTGTGTCGGAGTATCGCCGAACCAGACGCGATATTCTGCTCGCTGTCGCCGTCGTCGACGCCCGACTCGAGCGACTCGCGTCACTCGATGACGACACATATGACCCGGCGATCCAGCGCCCGCTCGCAGCGTTTTCCGACACCGCGGCCGAACTGCAGTCGACTCTGC
This genomic stretch from Natrinema sp. SYSU A 869 harbors:
- a CDS encoding HNH endonuclease; this translates as MTSRDWRADREAVFDRDAFTCRHCGTDGGDDPEMLRAYPVGEVPLEGDVHESALVTVCDECFETLDSPRATEAPATDDLFHLVRETTRLQGTTISAVADFASLATSLPSTLESALEEETDADVGESVSEYRRTRRDILLAVAVVDARLERLASLDDDTYDPAIQRPLAAFSDTAAELQSTLREVIALSETVAVGLERCQGCFDPIEGETCSTCGLKGRETANWQEDDGTLAFERLFATINERLQGASETTETLTDRTTALAEQLTAA